GTTGTCCGACGACCGGTCCGGCGTCCGCACCCTGACCTTGAACCGGCCGCACCGACGCAACGCGATCGACGCCGAACTGTGGGTGGCGCTGGCCGACGCGTTTCGAGCGGTAGCCGCCGACCGTTCGGTGCGCGCGTTGGTGCTCACCGGTGCCGACGGTGCGTTCTGCTCCGGCGCCGACATCTCGGTGCCCGACAATGCACACCCGATCTACCGGATGCGCGCGCTCACCGACGTCGCGAACCTGTTGCACGAGCTGCCGTTGCCGACCGTTGCGAAGGTGGCCGGACCGGCGTTCGGGGCCGGCTGGAACCTGGCGTTGGGCTGTGACCTGGTGGTATCCACACCGGAGTCGACCTTCGCGCAGGTGTTCACCAAACGCGGGTTGACGATGGATCTGGGCGGGTCGTGGTTGCTGCCGAGGTTGGTCGGTATGCAGCAGGCCAAACGACTCACCATGCTGGCCGAGACCATCGACGCCGTGCAGGCCCACCGGCTGGGATTGGTCACCTGGGTAACCCCGGCGGACGAGATCGATGCGTTCACCGACGATCTCGCCGGTCGGTTGGCTGCCGGCCCACCGGTCGCCCTCGCCCAGACCAAGGCGCTGCTGCATGCGGGCGCGGACACCACGATGCGGGCTGCGCTCGACGCCGAAGCCCGGGCGCAGGGACTCAATTTCGCCACCGCCGACGCGCCGGAAGCCTTCGCCGCTTTTGCCGAACGGCGCCGGCCGCAGTTCACCGGCCGATGGACGGTACATCGTCCACCGATCCGACCCACCACCGAGAACGGGAGCTAGTCCATGCCCGAAGTCGTCATCGCCGCCGCCGTCCGCACCCCGGTCGGCAAACGCAACGGGGGGCTCGCCGGGGTGCACCCCGCCGACCTGTCCGCGCTGGTACTCGCTGCGCTCGCGGAACGGACGAACCTCGACCCGGCGATCGTCGACGACGTGATCTGG
Above is a genomic segment from Skermania piniformis containing:
- a CDS encoding enoyl-CoA hydratase/isomerase family protein, with product MSGGPVLLSDDRSGVRTLTLNRPHRRNAIDAELWVALADAFRAVAADRSVRALVLTGADGAFCSGADISVPDNAHPIYRMRALTDVANLLHELPLPTVAKVAGPAFGAGWNLALGCDLVVSTPESTFAQVFTKRGLTMDLGGSWLLPRLVGMQQAKRLTMLAETIDAVQAHRLGLVTWVTPADEIDAFTDDLAGRLAAGPPVALAQTKALLHAGADTTMRAALDAEARAQGLNFATADAPEAFAAFAERRRPQFTGRWTVHRPPIRPTTENGS